Proteins encoded by one window of Gopherus evgoodei ecotype Sinaloan lineage unplaced genomic scaffold, rGopEvg1_v1.p scaffold_32_arrow_ctg1, whole genome shotgun sequence:
- the LOC115640819 gene encoding zinc finger protein 501-like isoform X1 has translation MVKEKENPQQEGGEDVGLQGTVLGRSEENFYQNHKPGKTCENQRRSERLLGYSPGMETCEPINHGGDCEDLKETTAQQRIPTEERKNTCTECGKSFIRRSHLISHQRIHTGEKPYKCLVCAKGFNQTANLISHQRIHTGEKPYKCLDCGKGFNQGSHLIRHERTHTGEQPYKCLDCGKSFIQSSHLIRHERTHTGEKPYKCLDCGKSFVLSSDLISHQSSHTGEKPYKCLHCGESFDWNMQLVRHQKHHTGEKPYKCLDCGKAFSDSSALIIHQRVHTGEKPYKCLDCGRRFNRSAHLTRHKRTHTGDKPYKCPDCGKSFNQSAYLISHQRTHTGEKPYKCLECGKRFSWSSNLISHQRTHTGERPYKCVDCGKRFIDNSARIKHHKIHTGEKPYKCLDCGKSFSRRSTHVRHQRIHMGEKP, from the coding sequence ATGGTGAAGGAGAAGGAGAATCCACAGCAGGAAGGTGGTGAGGACGTGGGTCTGCAGGGAACGGTATTGGGAAGATCCGAGGAGAATTTTTACCAGAATCATAAGCCAGGAAAAACCTGCGAAAACCAGCGCAGGTCGGAGAGGCTGCTGGGATACAGCCCAGGGATGGAAACATGTGAACCCATAAATCATGGTGGAGATTGCGAGGATCTCAAGGAAACCACAGCCCAGCAGAGAATCCccacagaagagagaaaaaacacatgtaccgagtgtgggaaaagctttataCGGAGATCACACCTTATTtcccatcagaggatccacactggagagaaaccctACAAGTGCCTTGTCTGTGCGAAAGGTTTCAATCAGACCGCAAACCTTATTTctcatcagaggatccacacaggggaaaAACCCTATAAATGTCTTGATTGTGGGAAAGGTTTCAATCAGGGTTCGCATCTTATTAGGCATGAAAGAACCCACACTGGTGAGCAACCTTATAAATGtcttgactgtgggaaaagcttcattcagAGCTCACATCTTATTAGGCATGAGAGAAcccacacaggtgagaaaccctataaatgcctggactgtgggaaaagctttgtTCTGAGCTCAGATCTTATTTCACATCAGAGTAGCCACACGGGAGaaaaaccctataaatgcctGCACTGTGGAGAAAGTTTTGATTGGAACATGCAGCTTGTTAGACATCAGAAGCACCACACGGGTGAGAAACCCTACAAATGTCTGGATTGCGGGAAAGCATTTAGTGACAGTTCTGCCCTTATTATTCATCAGAGAGTCCATACAGGAGAGAAACCTTATAAATGCCTCGACTGTGGGAGAAGATTCAATCGGAGCGCGCACCTTACTAGACACAAGAGAACCCACACTGGAGATAAACCCTATAAGTgtccagactgtgggaaaagcttcaatcagagtgCGTACCTCATTTcacatcagagaacccacacaggagagaaaccctataaatgcctcGAGTGTGGGAAAAGATTCAGTTGGAGTTCCAATCTGATTTCACATCAAAGaactcacacaggagagaggccaTATAAGTGCgtggactgtgggaaaaggttTATTGACAACTCTGCCCGTATTAAACATCACAAAATTCatacaggagagaagccctataaATGCctcgactgtgggaaaagtttcagtcgGAGATCAACCCATGTtcgacatcagagaatccacatggGAGAGAAACCTTGA